The following proteins are encoded in a genomic region of Stigmatopora nigra isolate UIUO_SnigA chromosome 3, RoL_Snig_1.1, whole genome shotgun sequence:
- the aktip gene encoding AKT-interacting protein isoform X1 — translation MNLGNFWSMSANTSRKRPDSEDQGDLKSSPSRLSFTKKQLPAIPKNAVASTKPASIGSPALSANGPHAPYGPFYLEYSLLAEFTLVIKQKLPGIYVQPSYKSALMWFGVIFIRHGLYQDGVFKFTVYIPDNYPDGDCPKLVFDMPVFHPLVDPVSGELDVKRAFTKWRRNHNHIWQVLMYARTIFYKINTSEPLNPEAAVLYEKDVQLFKSKVVDSVKLCNSRLFDQPKLDDPYAISFSPWNPAVHEEAKERMFTYKRRPEEPHKGTQSSGLSWVKPGSTQPFSKDESPPGS, via the exons ATGAACCTCGGCAACTTTTGGAGCATGTCTGCCAATACAAGTCGTAAG AGGCCTGATAGCGAGGACCAGGGTGACCTAAAAAGTAGCCCATCCCGGCTATCCTTCACCAAGAAGCAGCTCCCGGCCATTCCCAAGAATGCAGTTGCATCTACCAAGCCTGCATCGATTGGTAGCCCCGCCCTTTCCGCAAATGGCCCGCACGCACCGTACGGTCCTTTTTACTTGGAATACTCCCTGCTGGCTGAGTT CACGCTTGTGATTAAGCAGAAACTCCCTGGAATTTACGTGCAGCCATCTTACAAGTCAGCACTTA TGTGGTTTGGCGTCATATTTATCAGACATGGTTTGTACCAAGATGGAGTGTTCAAGTTCACTGTGTATATCCCGGATAACTATCCAGATGGCGATTGTCCA AAATTAGTCTTTGACATGCCAGTCTTCCATCCGCTTGTCGACCCAGTGTCTGGCGAGCTTGACGTCAAAAGAGCTTTCACCAAATGGAG gcgAAATCACAACCACATCTGGCAAGTCCTGATGTATGCACGTACCATTTTCTACAAGATTAACACCTCAGAACCTCTCAATCCGGAAGCTGCTGTACT GTATGAGAAGGATGTGCAGTTGTTCAAAAGCAAAGTAGTTGACAGCGTAAAACTATGCAACAGTCGTTTGTTTGACCAGCCCAAGTTAGACGATCCCTACGCAATAAG CTTTTCTCCATGGAACCCAGCTGTTCACGAGGAAGCAAAAGAGCGAATGTTCACCTACAAA AGACGACCCGAGGAGCCGCACAAGGGAACACAGAGCTCGGGCCTGTCCTGGGTCAAACCTGGGTCCACTCAGCCCTTCAGTAAAGACGAAAGCCCTCCCGGGAGTTGA
- the aktip gene encoding AKT-interacting protein isoform X2: MNLGNFWSMSANTSRKRPDSEDQGDLKSSPSRLSFTKKQLPAIPKNAVASTKPASIGSPALSANGPHAPYGPFYLEYSLLAEFTLVIKQKLPGIYVQPSYKSALMWFGVIFIRHGLYQDGVFKFTVYIPDNYPDGDCPKLVFDMPVFHPLVDPVSGELDVKRAFTKWRRNHNHIWQVLMYARTIFYKINTSEPLNPEAAVLYEKDVQLFKSKVVDSVKLCNSRLFDQPKLDDPYAISFSPWNPAVHEEAKERMFTYKH; encoded by the exons ATGAACCTCGGCAACTTTTGGAGCATGTCTGCCAATACAAGTCGTAAG AGGCCTGATAGCGAGGACCAGGGTGACCTAAAAAGTAGCCCATCCCGGCTATCCTTCACCAAGAAGCAGCTCCCGGCCATTCCCAAGAATGCAGTTGCATCTACCAAGCCTGCATCGATTGGTAGCCCCGCCCTTTCCGCAAATGGCCCGCACGCACCGTACGGTCCTTTTTACTTGGAATACTCCCTGCTGGCTGAGTT CACGCTTGTGATTAAGCAGAAACTCCCTGGAATTTACGTGCAGCCATCTTACAAGTCAGCACTTA TGTGGTTTGGCGTCATATTTATCAGACATGGTTTGTACCAAGATGGAGTGTTCAAGTTCACTGTGTATATCCCGGATAACTATCCAGATGGCGATTGTCCA AAATTAGTCTTTGACATGCCAGTCTTCCATCCGCTTGTCGACCCAGTGTCTGGCGAGCTTGACGTCAAAAGAGCTTTCACCAAATGGAG gcgAAATCACAACCACATCTGGCAAGTCCTGATGTATGCACGTACCATTTTCTACAAGATTAACACCTCAGAACCTCTCAATCCGGAAGCTGCTGTACT GTATGAGAAGGATGTGCAGTTGTTCAAAAGCAAAGTAGTTGACAGCGTAAAACTATGCAACAGTCGTTTGTTTGACCAGCCCAAGTTAGACGATCCCTACGCAATAAG CTTTTCTCCATGGAACCCAGCTGTTCACGAGGAAGCAAAAGAGCGAATGTTCACCTACAAA CATTAA